In one Ochotona princeps isolate mOchPri1 chromosome 16, mOchPri1.hap1, whole genome shotgun sequence genomic region, the following are encoded:
- the FUT1 gene encoding galactoside alpha-(1,2)-fucosyltransferase 1 isoform X1, with protein sequence MAPAASAVRETGSHPSGGCGARVEHLPPRREQVSAVLAPQPGKTGPGAGRGGAEAMWPPSRRQLCFGFWLVCGLSALCFLLQLHQDLLRKGLDLSLLCPSSHLLSAPVAMVCLTCAPSPSSAASSNASSSYAPQPESLSGTWTIYPEGRLGNQMGQYATLLALAQLNGRQAFIQPSMHATLAPVFRITLPVLAPEVDSRTPWKPLLLHDWMSEEYSQLREPYLKLSGFPCSWTFFHHLRERIRSEFTLQEHLRAEAQQLLSRLQLGRSGARPSTFVGVHVRRGDYVHVMPSRWKGVVGDRAYLQQAMDWFRARYEAPVFVITSNGMKWCRENIDASRGDVIFAGNGLEAAPAKDFALLTQCNHTIMTVGTFGFWAAYLAGGDTVYLANFTLPDSEFLKIFKPQAAFLPEWVGINADLSPLQGSKSWRFGRWWG encoded by the exons ATGGCTCCGGCTGCGAGCGCCGTCCGGGAAACCGGTTCCCATCCCTCGGGCGGGTGCGGCGCCAGAGTGGAGCATCTCCCGCCCCGCCGAGAACAGGTGTCCGCGGTCCTCGCCCCGCAGCCGGGCAAGACCGGACCCGGCGCCGGCAGGGGCGGGGCGGAAG CCATGTGGCCGCCCAGCCGCCGGCAGCTCTGCTTCGGCTTCTGGCTAGTCTGTGGGCTCTCGGCGCTCTGCTTTCTCCTTCAACTCCACCAAGACCTCTTGCGAAAGGGCCTGGACCTGTCGctgctgtgtcccagcagccacctgctgTCCGCTCCAGTGGCCATGGTCTGCCTGACGTGCGCCCCGTCGCCATCTTCGGCTGCCTCCTCCAACGCTTCCTCTTCCTACGCCCCGCAGCCTGAGTCCCTCTCGGGCACCTGGACCATCTACCCAGAAGGCCGCTTGGGCAACCAGATGGGACAGTACGCCACCCTGCTGGCCCTGGCGCAGCTCAACGGCCGCCAGGCCTTCATCCAGCCGTCCATGCACGCTACGCTGGCGCCTGTGTTCCGCATCACGCTGCCCGTGCTGGCCCCCGAGGTGGACAGCCGCACGCCCTGGAAGCCCCTGTTGTTGCACGACTGGATGTCGGAGGAGTATTCGCAACTGCGGGAGCCCTATCTCAAGCTGTCGGGCTTTCCCTGCTCCTGGACCTTTTTTCACCACCTCCGTGAGCGGATCCGCAGCGAGTTCACGCTGCAGGAGCACCTCCGGGCCGAGGCCCAGCAGCTGCTGAGCCGCCTGCAGCTGGGTCGCTCCGGGGCGCGCCCGAGCACCTTCGTGGGCGTACACGTGCGCCGTGGGGACTATGTGCATGTGATGCCCAGTCGCTGGAAAGGTGTGGTGGGCGACCGTGCTTACCTGCAGCAGGCCATGGACTGGTTCCGGGCGCGGTACGAGGCCCCGGTTTTCGTGATCACCAGCAACGGCATGAAATGGTGCCGGGAGAACATCGACGCCTCGCGGGGCGACGTGATCTTTGCCGGCAACGGGCTGGAGGCGGCGCCCGCCAAGGACTTCGCCCTGCTCACCCAGTGCAACCACACAATCATGACCGTAGGCACCTTCGGATTCTGGGCCGCCTACTTGGCAGGCGGGGATACAGTCTACCTGGCCAACTTCACCCTCCCGGACTCGGAGTTCCTGAAAATCTTCAAGCCTCAAGCTGCCTTCCTGCCCGAGTGGGTGGGCATTAACGCTGACCTGTCCCCACTCCAGGGGTCCAAGTCCTGGAGGTTCGGGAGATGGTGGGGTTAG
- the FUT1 gene encoding galactoside alpha-(1,2)-fucosyltransferase 1 isoform X2 — translation MWPPSRRQLCFGFWLVCGLSALCFLLQLHQDLLRKGLDLSLLCPSSHLLSAPVAMVCLTCAPSPSSAASSNASSSYAPQPESLSGTWTIYPEGRLGNQMGQYATLLALAQLNGRQAFIQPSMHATLAPVFRITLPVLAPEVDSRTPWKPLLLHDWMSEEYSQLREPYLKLSGFPCSWTFFHHLRERIRSEFTLQEHLRAEAQQLLSRLQLGRSGARPSTFVGVHVRRGDYVHVMPSRWKGVVGDRAYLQQAMDWFRARYEAPVFVITSNGMKWCRENIDASRGDVIFAGNGLEAAPAKDFALLTQCNHTIMTVGTFGFWAAYLAGGDTVYLANFTLPDSEFLKIFKPQAAFLPEWVGINADLSPLQGSKSWRFGRWWG, via the coding sequence ATGTGGCCGCCCAGCCGCCGGCAGCTCTGCTTCGGCTTCTGGCTAGTCTGTGGGCTCTCGGCGCTCTGCTTTCTCCTTCAACTCCACCAAGACCTCTTGCGAAAGGGCCTGGACCTGTCGctgctgtgtcccagcagccacctgctgTCCGCTCCAGTGGCCATGGTCTGCCTGACGTGCGCCCCGTCGCCATCTTCGGCTGCCTCCTCCAACGCTTCCTCTTCCTACGCCCCGCAGCCTGAGTCCCTCTCGGGCACCTGGACCATCTACCCAGAAGGCCGCTTGGGCAACCAGATGGGACAGTACGCCACCCTGCTGGCCCTGGCGCAGCTCAACGGCCGCCAGGCCTTCATCCAGCCGTCCATGCACGCTACGCTGGCGCCTGTGTTCCGCATCACGCTGCCCGTGCTGGCCCCCGAGGTGGACAGCCGCACGCCCTGGAAGCCCCTGTTGTTGCACGACTGGATGTCGGAGGAGTATTCGCAACTGCGGGAGCCCTATCTCAAGCTGTCGGGCTTTCCCTGCTCCTGGACCTTTTTTCACCACCTCCGTGAGCGGATCCGCAGCGAGTTCACGCTGCAGGAGCACCTCCGGGCCGAGGCCCAGCAGCTGCTGAGCCGCCTGCAGCTGGGTCGCTCCGGGGCGCGCCCGAGCACCTTCGTGGGCGTACACGTGCGCCGTGGGGACTATGTGCATGTGATGCCCAGTCGCTGGAAAGGTGTGGTGGGCGACCGTGCTTACCTGCAGCAGGCCATGGACTGGTTCCGGGCGCGGTACGAGGCCCCGGTTTTCGTGATCACCAGCAACGGCATGAAATGGTGCCGGGAGAACATCGACGCCTCGCGGGGCGACGTGATCTTTGCCGGCAACGGGCTGGAGGCGGCGCCCGCCAAGGACTTCGCCCTGCTCACCCAGTGCAACCACACAATCATGACCGTAGGCACCTTCGGATTCTGGGCCGCCTACTTGGCAGGCGGGGATACAGTCTACCTGGCCAACTTCACCCTCCCGGACTCGGAGTTCCTGAAAATCTTCAAGCCTCAAGCTGCCTTCCTGCCCGAGTGGGTGGGCATTAACGCTGACCTGTCCCCACTCCAGGGGTCCAAGTCCTGGAGGTTCGGGAGATGGTGGGGTTAG
- the FGF21 gene encoding fibroblast growth factor 21 codes for MDGLQPPGLRVPVLAALLLGVGQARPIPDSSPLLQFGGQVRQRHLYTDDAQESEVHLEIRADGTVAGTARRSPESLLEMKALKPGVIQILGVHTSRFLCQRPDGTLYGSLHFDHKACSFREQLLEDGYNVYHSETHGLPLRLSARDRAPRGPARFLPLPGPPPDLLVPPLPPDVLAPEPPDVDSPDPLSMVGPLLGQSPSYTS; via the exons ATGGACGGGCTCCAGCCTCCAGGGCTGCGGGTTCCTGTGCTGGCCGCCCTGCTTTTGGGAGTTGGCCAGGCACGCCCCATCCCTGATTCTAGCCCTCTCCTCCAATTCGGGGGCCAGGTCCGGCAGAGGCACCTCTACACGGATGACGCCCAGGAATCGGAAGTACACCTGGAGATCCGGGCAGACGGCACCGTGGCAGGGACTGCCCGCCGGAGCCCTGAAA GTCTCTTAGAAATGAAAGCGTTGAAGCCAGGCGTCATTCAGATCCTGGGGGTCCACACATCCAGGTTCCTGTGCCAGAGACCAGACGGGACGCTGTACGGCTCG ctccacttcgaCCACAAGGCCTGCAGCTTCCGGGAGCAGCTGCTGGAGGATGGGTACAACGTGTACCACTCAGAGACACACGGCCTCCCGCTGCGCCTGTCTGCCAGAGACCGAGCCCCCCGGGGCCCAGCCCGCTTCCTGCCACTGCCAGGCCCTCCTCCTGACCTCCTGGTGCCACCCCTGCCACCTGACGTCCTAGCCCCTGAGCCCCCCGACGTGGACTCCCCAGACCCCCTGAGCATGGTGGGGCCCTTGCTGGGCCAAAGCCCCAGCTACACTtcctga